From the Priestia aryabhattai genome, one window contains:
- a CDS encoding TerC family protein gives MEELIGVSVQGLLQIIFLDLILSGDNAIVIAMAARNVPKDLQKRAILIGTGGAIGLRLLFAAIIVPLLKIPLIGAVGGLMLVWIAYKLLADNHNHGDNPQGGATVWGAVKTIIIADAVMSLDNVLALAGVAHEFVPIMIGVLISIPIIIWGSSFIMKAMEKFPIIIYAGAAMLAWSAGKMIVEDKIIGGFVPSTALHLAVQIILTVAVVGIGYMKNKKMKKEQAHAA, from the coding sequence ATGGAGGAACTAATTGGCGTATCAGTGCAAGGTTTGCTGCAAATTATTTTTCTTGATTTAATTTTAAGCGGTGATAACGCGATTGTCATTGCAATGGCGGCTCGTAACGTACCAAAAGATTTACAAAAAAGAGCGATTTTAATTGGAACAGGCGGCGCGATTGGTCTTCGATTATTATTTGCGGCTATTATTGTTCCTTTATTAAAAATCCCATTAATCGGAGCGGTCGGCGGTTTGATGCTAGTATGGATTGCATATAAATTATTAGCGGATAATCATAATCACGGTGATAATCCTCAAGGCGGAGCAACGGTATGGGGCGCGGTTAAAACCATCATCATTGCAGATGCGGTCATGTCATTAGACAACGTATTAGCTTTAGCAGGTGTAGCTCACGAATTTGTCCCAATTATGATTGGTGTATTAATTTCAATTCCGATTATTATTTGGGGAAGCAGTTTTATTATGAAAGCAATGGAAAAATTTCCGATTATCATTTATGCTGGAGCAGCGATGCTCGCATGGTCTGCAGGAAAAATGATTGTTGAAGATAAGATTATCGGCGGATTTGTTCCAAGTACAGCTTTACACCTCGCTGTTCAAATTATCTTAACTGTTGCTGTTGTAGGCATTGGGTACATGAAAAACAAAAAAATGAAAAAAGAACAAGCGCACGCAGCTTAA
- a CDS encoding helix-turn-helix domain-containing protein, whose amino-acid sequence MDAIQDIIAKNLVKLRKNRNLTLDQVSELTGVSKAMLAQIEKGKSSPTVTTLWKIANGLQVSFSVFMKEDTPDVQKVSIKQLDPITDNKGDYLVYSFFPYHPEKKFEIYIVTLKPGCVHEAKTHLGDEYLLIKEGELTVRFESEEHELVSGDALHFSGNTSHSYINSSEEKEASFFLLMHYPES is encoded by the coding sequence ATGGACGCAATCCAAGATATTATTGCTAAAAATCTTGTTAAATTACGAAAAAATCGAAATTTGACGCTTGATCAAGTTTCCGAATTAACGGGTGTTAGTAAAGCAATGCTTGCACAAATTGAAAAAGGTAAATCCAGCCCGACGGTTACTACGCTTTGGAAAATCGCCAACGGTCTTCAAGTCTCTTTTTCTGTATTTATGAAAGAAGACACCCCGGATGTACAGAAAGTAAGCATAAAACAGCTAGATCCCATCACGGACAACAAAGGTGATTACTTAGTTTATTCTTTTTTTCCTTATCACCCAGAAAAAAAGTTTGAAATTTACATCGTCACATTAAAGCCTGGATGCGTGCATGAAGCGAAAACTCATTTAGGAGATGAATACTTGCTTATTAAAGAAGGAGAATTAACGGTTCGTTTTGAAAGCGAAGAACATGAATTAGTCTCAGGAGACGCTCTGCATTTTTCAGGAAATACCTCTCATAGCTATATAAATTCTTCTGAAGAAAAAGAAGCAAGCTTTTTTCTGCTTATGCACTATCCCGAATCATAA
- a CDS encoding AzlC family ABC transporter permease, with amino-acid sequence MIAEKAVQQREKMDLTFRQGAKDCIPTLLGYISIGLAAGIVGVSSHLSVMEVALLSALVYAGAAQFIICALMVANSSISAIILTTFIVNLRHFLLSATVAPKFTKYSLLKNVGIGALLTDESFGVSSSKIAKGEPINDRWMNGLNVTAYVSWIIACTVGAIFGHLLSNPEAFGFDFALTAMFLALLVLQIESVLPSKLNHYLRLILYMAILMIVLSFLVPSHVAVLISTIIVATIGVVTDK; translated from the coding sequence GTGATCGCAGAAAAAGCAGTACAGCAAAGAGAAAAAATGGATTTAACGTTCAGACAAGGGGCTAAGGATTGTATCCCCACGCTATTAGGTTACATAAGTATAGGTCTTGCCGCCGGTATTGTCGGAGTGTCTTCACATCTTTCCGTTATGGAAGTTGCTTTATTATCGGCGCTCGTGTATGCCGGGGCTGCTCAGTTTATTATTTGTGCGCTGATGGTTGCTAACAGCTCAATTTCAGCTATTATTCTTACAACATTCATTGTTAACTTACGACATTTTCTTTTGAGTGCTACGGTCGCGCCTAAATTTACAAAATATTCATTATTAAAAAATGTTGGAATTGGAGCGCTTCTGACAGATGAATCATTTGGGGTGTCTTCAAGTAAAATTGCAAAAGGCGAGCCAATTAATGACCGCTGGATGAACGGATTAAATGTAACAGCTTACGTCAGCTGGATTATCGCCTGTACGGTAGGAGCTATTTTTGGCCATTTGCTATCAAATCCAGAAGCCTTTGGATTTGATTTTGCCTTGACAGCTATGTTTTTAGCTCTGCTTGTTTTACAAATCGAAAGCGTGTTACCTTCAAAGCTTAATCATTATTTACGTTTAATCCTTTATATGGCGATTCTTATGATTGTGCTGTCTTTTTTGGTGCCTTCACATGTGGCTGTATTGATTTCAACGATTATTGTAGCGACAATTGGGGTGGTGACGGATAAATGA
- a CDS encoding AzlD domain-containing protein, producing the protein MSIHYPTLIIILGCALVTVVPRIVPFLVVRNIALPEPILKWLSYIPICILTALVVENFIIQTNDNVKVNWPVIIVVIPTLLIALKTKSLSITVISGVGMMALLRFFLLS; encoded by the coding sequence ATGAGTATCCACTACCCAACACTTATCATCATTTTAGGGTGTGCCCTTGTTACCGTAGTTCCTCGTATTGTTCCGTTTTTAGTTGTGCGTAACATCGCGCTGCCAGAACCGATACTAAAATGGTTATCTTACATTCCTATTTGTATTTTAACAGCACTTGTTGTAGAAAACTTTATCATTCAAACAAATGACAACGTAAAAGTTAATTGGCCCGTCATCATCGTAGTCATTCCAACTTTACTGATTGCGCTGAAAACAAAAAGTTTATCCATCACCGTTATTAGCGGAGTTGGAATGATGGCGCTGCTTCGTTTTTTTCTTTTGTCATGA
- a CDS encoding endonuclease MutS2 gives MNTMTFEKLQYHELKEIVKSHCVSELGKQLMDKLQPSTSLKTVKNRLKETTEARRLLDAEKSLPLSGVSGIGRVIEKLEKGMILEPEELMRVSDFLKGCRKVKQYMVDKEFFASLLSSYAHSMKELTSIEEEINFAIKAGKVDAAASKELKRIRRHMEGTEAKISEQLAKFLRNSKNKEYIQDFFISKKGDRYTIPIKATYKNHVGGTIVETSSKGSTVFIEPASITKLNAELAILKAEEEVEEYQILASLTGFVLEKLADIHINLELISQYDMMFAKAKYSKQADGIEPKINDYGYIHLKGAYHPLLTGEIVPLQFEIGQNYRSLIITGPNAGGKTVVLKTIGLLTLATMLGFHITADEGTEIALFEHVFVDIGDNQSIENALSTFSSHMKNISAILQKATNNTLLLFDEIGSGTEPNEGAALAIAILEKFYHMGCITVATTHYGEIKRFSEIHPDFMNAAMQFNSKTLEPLYQLLIGTSGESNALWISKKMKVEEEILQKAKFYMESKSYDTEVVRENKIKKPTVLKEEKKDSVEYQMGDRVKLLDYENHAIVYQSKNNINNIVVLYQNELIEVNVKRVALEIKAAELYPEGYDLDSLFISYKDRKEQHDLQRGSKKALRKIEKDIRENR, from the coding sequence ATGAATACGATGACATTTGAAAAATTGCAGTATCATGAATTAAAAGAAATCGTAAAATCTCACTGCGTAAGTGAGCTGGGAAAACAATTAATGGATAAACTTCAGCCGAGCACATCTCTTAAAACAGTAAAAAACCGACTCAAAGAAACAACAGAAGCACGAAGACTTCTAGATGCTGAGAAATCACTTCCGCTATCGGGTGTCTCAGGTATAGGAAGAGTCATTGAAAAGCTTGAAAAAGGCATGATTTTAGAGCCCGAAGAGTTGATGCGCGTATCCGATTTTTTAAAAGGCTGCAGAAAAGTAAAACAATATATGGTGGATAAAGAATTTTTTGCTTCGCTCTTAAGTTCCTATGCCCATTCGATGAAAGAACTGACAAGTATAGAAGAGGAAATTAATTTTGCCATCAAAGCCGGAAAAGTAGACGCTGCGGCAAGCAAAGAGCTTAAGCGTATCAGAAGACATATGGAAGGAACGGAAGCTAAGATTTCAGAACAGCTTGCGAAATTTTTACGAAACAGTAAAAACAAAGAGTATATTCAAGACTTCTTCATCAGTAAAAAAGGAGATCGCTATACGATTCCGATTAAGGCCACCTATAAAAATCACGTTGGAGGAACAATTGTTGAAACATCCTCTAAAGGGTCAACAGTGTTCATAGAGCCTGCATCTATTACAAAGCTGAATGCAGAACTAGCGATTTTGAAAGCAGAAGAAGAGGTAGAAGAATATCAAATTTTAGCGTCTTTAACAGGATTTGTGTTAGAGAAGCTAGCTGATATTCATATTAATTTAGAGCTAATTAGCCAATACGACATGATGTTTGCCAAAGCAAAATACAGTAAACAGGCAGACGGAATCGAACCTAAAATTAACGATTATGGATATATCCATTTAAAAGGCGCATATCACCCGCTGTTAACTGGTGAAATTGTTCCGCTTCAATTCGAAATTGGTCAGAATTATCGAAGCTTAATTATTACGGGACCTAACGCAGGAGGGAAAACCGTTGTCTTAAAAACGATTGGACTGCTGACGCTCGCTACAATGTTAGGGTTTCATATTACAGCTGATGAAGGAACAGAAATTGCACTGTTTGAGCATGTTTTTGTCGATATCGGCGACAACCAAAGTATTGAAAATGCGCTGAGCACCTTTTCCTCCCACATGAAGAATATATCGGCTATTTTGCAAAAAGCAACGAACAATACGCTGCTTCTATTCGATGAAATCGGCAGCGGCACCGAACCGAATGAAGGAGCTGCACTTGCGATTGCGATTTTAGAAAAGTTTTATCATATGGGCTGCATAACGGTCGCGACCACGCATTACGGAGAAATTAAGCGTTTCTCAGAAATTCATCCTGACTTTATGAATGCCGCGATGCAGTTCAACAGTAAAACATTAGAACCGCTGTATCAACTGTTAATTGGAACATCTGGAGAAAGCAATGCACTTTGGATTTCAAAGAAGATGAAGGTAGAAGAAGAGATTTTACAAAAAGCAAAGTTCTATATGGAAAGCAAATCGTATGATACAGAAGTCGTGAGAGAAAATAAAATAAAAAAACCAACTGTTTTGAAGGAAGAGAAGAAAGACAGTGTTGAATACCAAATGGGAGATCGAGTAAAGCTGTTAGATTATGAAAATCATGCGATTGTGTATCAGTCTAAAAACAACATAAACAATATAGTCGTACTCTATCAAAATGAGTTAATCGAAGTAAACGTTAAGCGAGTAGCTCTTGAAATCAAAGCTGCTGAATTATATCCCGAAGGCTATGACCTCGATTCACTATTTATTAGCTATAAAGATCGAAAAGAGCAGCATGATCTGCAGCGAGGATCAAAAAAAGCATTACGGAAAATTGAAAAAGATATACGGGAAAATAGGTAA
- the phnX gene encoding phosphonoacetaldehyde hydrolase has protein sequence MKKIEAVVFDWAGTMIDYGCFAPLEAFLEVFKRQEVEITIEEAREPMGMLKIEHIRALLKMPRIQQEWKKAHGSKPTEQDVAKLNDKFESSLFYILEDFTTPIPGAVELAERLRNRNIKIGSTTGYTKKMMEIVAPKAKEKGYSPDCYFTADDVKAGRPYPWMCYRNAMELDVFPMNRIIKVGDTVTDMQEGKNAGMWTVGVILGSSEMGLSEEAEKNMDQKELKIKMEEVRSRLEEAGANFVVDRISDLDQVINQLEQQ, from the coding sequence ATGAAAAAAATCGAAGCTGTAGTATTTGACTGGGCTGGAACAATGATTGATTACGGATGTTTTGCTCCGCTTGAGGCGTTTTTAGAGGTATTTAAAAGACAAGAGGTAGAAATTACAATTGAAGAAGCTAGAGAGCCAATGGGTATGCTGAAAATTGAACATATCCGAGCGCTTCTTAAGATGCCGCGTATTCAACAGGAATGGAAAAAGGCACACGGATCAAAGCCAACAGAACAAGATGTTGCAAAACTGAATGATAAATTTGAATCAAGCTTATTTTATATATTAGAAGACTTCACCACGCCTATTCCTGGAGCCGTTGAGCTTGCAGAGCGTTTGCGAAACAGAAATATTAAAATAGGTTCTACGACGGGGTATACGAAAAAAATGATGGAGATTGTTGCGCCAAAAGCAAAAGAAAAAGGATATTCACCGGACTGTTATTTCACAGCAGATGATGTAAAAGCAGGTCGGCCGTATCCATGGATGTGTTACCGTAATGCCATGGAGTTAGATGTCTTTCCTATGAATCGTATCATAAAAGTAGGAGACACCGTAACAGATATGCAAGAAGGAAAAAATGCCGGCATGTGGACAGTAGGCGTGATTTTAGGAAGCAGTGAGATGGGACTTTCTGAAGAAGCAGAAAAGAATATGGATCAAAAAGAATTAAAAATAAAAATGGAAGAAGTGCGAAGCCGTTTAGAAGAAGCCGGGGCAAATTTCGTAGTTGATCGTATATCTGATCTTGATCAAGTGATTAATCAACTGGAACAACAATAA
- the phnW gene encoding 2-aminoethylphosphonate--pyruvate transaminase, translating into MMKNPYLLLTPGPLSTTASVRKTMLKDWCTWDDEYNNLVQDIRKRLVKLATASSLYTAVLMQGSGMFCVEAAIGTFIPRTKGKILIAANGAYGLRMVQMCEAIGINNTVYKVNETESLDTDVIERMLQEDEDITHIAVVHCETTTGILNSIEEVCCIAKRYNKMTIVDAMSSFGGIPMDIEQLQIDLLISSSNKCIQGVPGFGFVIAKTDELEKCKGNARSLSLDLYDQYKTMERDKGKWRFTSPTHVVRAFYQALLELEKEGGVQARFKRYRENQHLLVTGMRKLGFNTLLQSKQQSPIITSFLYPNYSLFTFQGFYQSLKKQGFVIYPGKVSQVDTFRIGNIGDVHKQDIERLLEAIHSTVRRKEIQQ; encoded by the coding sequence ATCATGAAAAATCCATATTTACTTTTAACTCCAGGTCCATTATCTACGACAGCTTCGGTTCGTAAAACGATGCTGAAAGATTGGTGTACATGGGATGATGAATATAATAATCTGGTCCAAGATATAAGAAAGCGCTTAGTCAAGCTGGCAACGGCGTCTTCTTTATACACTGCTGTGTTAATGCAAGGAAGCGGCATGTTTTGTGTAGAAGCAGCCATAGGAACGTTCATACCGAGGACTAAAGGGAAAATCCTAATAGCAGCAAATGGAGCTTACGGCTTAAGAATGGTTCAGATGTGTGAAGCAATCGGAATTAATAACACTGTATATAAAGTAAATGAAACTGAGTCTCTTGATACAGATGTGATTGAACGAATGCTTCAGGAAGACGAAGACATCACTCATATAGCTGTCGTTCACTGTGAAACGACAACAGGAATTTTAAATTCTATCGAAGAAGTATGTTGCATTGCTAAGCGCTATAATAAAATGACTATTGTAGATGCCATGAGCAGTTTTGGCGGTATACCAATGGATATAGAGCAGCTGCAGATCGATTTGCTTATCAGCAGTTCGAATAAATGCATTCAAGGTGTTCCTGGATTCGGATTTGTTATTGCTAAAACAGATGAGCTTGAAAAGTGTAAAGGAAATGCCCGTTCCCTTTCACTCGACCTTTATGATCAATATAAAACGATGGAAAGGGATAAAGGGAAATGGCGCTTTACCTCCCCAACTCATGTGGTCCGGGCATTTTATCAGGCGCTACTGGAACTTGAAAAAGAAGGAGGAGTCCAAGCTCGCTTTAAGCGGTATCGAGAAAATCAGCACTTGCTAGTGACAGGAATGAGGAAGCTAGGGTTTAATACGCTACTGCAATCAAAACAGCAGTCACCTATTATTACATCATTTCTTTACCCTAACTATTCTCTTTTTACATTTCAAGGATTTTATCAATCTTTAAAAAAACAAGGTTTCGTCATTTACCCAGGAAAAGTTTCTCAAGTTGACACCTTTAGAATTGGAAACATTGGAGACGTACATAAACAAGATATCGAAAGGTTGCTAGAAGCGATTCATTCGACAGTGAGGCGGAAGGAGATTCAGCAATGA
- a CDS encoding DeoR/GlpR family DNA-binding transcription regulator produces the protein MSLLAEQRKKTILDMIEHQGQVKVNDLAHAFNVSTETIRRYLEELEGEKKLKKVYGGAVKIETEITEPPMFEREVIRSKEKKKIGSKATELIEEGNVIFIDEGSTTMQMVSSLVNISNITVITNSFPLVTMLIDYQNKQVFSGEIIFLGGHVRSKHFRASGSLAERVAKEFYVDKAFISIDGLHPEAGITSFDLEKCLLSKVFIANANQTIVLTDHSKLEVKANYKIDSLKHIDYILCTAPLPETWGDLDACWIKC, from the coding sequence GTGTCTTTATTGGCAGAACAACGTAAAAAAACAATTTTAGATATGATTGAACATCAAGGGCAAGTCAAAGTAAACGACTTAGCACACGCTTTTAATGTATCGACTGAGACTATTCGCCGTTATCTAGAAGAATTAGAAGGGGAAAAAAAGTTAAAAAAAGTGTATGGCGGGGCCGTGAAAATAGAAACAGAAATTACTGAGCCGCCTATGTTTGAGCGAGAAGTCATAAGAAGCAAAGAAAAGAAAAAAATAGGGAGTAAAGCAACTGAGTTGATAGAGGAAGGCAACGTTATTTTTATAGATGAAGGCAGCACGACCATGCAAATGGTTTCGTCACTTGTCAATATTTCTAATATAACGGTTATTACAAATTCCTTTCCTCTTGTGACTATGCTAATTGACTACCAAAACAAGCAGGTTTTCAGCGGAGAAATTATTTTTCTAGGAGGTCATGTAAGAAGTAAGCATTTTCGGGCTTCTGGATCCCTAGCAGAAAGGGTTGCAAAAGAATTTTATGTAGATAAAGCCTTTATTTCAATTGACGGCCTTCATCCCGAAGCTGGGATTACGAGCTTTGATTTAGAAAAGTGCCTGCTGTCTAAAGTCTTCATCGCCAATGCAAATCAGACCATTGTATTGACTGATCATTCCAAGCTAGAAGTGAAGGCGAACTACAAAATAGATTCTTTAAAGCACATTGATTATATTTTATGCACTGCTCCTCTTCCGGAGACTTGGGGAGACTTGGACGCATGCTGGATAAAATGTTAA
- a CDS encoding DUF1259 domain-containing protein produces MYTTSEICQQFGQILNAKSKVSPTGCSVSLKRSFQAQVQGRKSSSVVPIGVSFEAIDAQGNALNLAEIAILQEEIPRFTEAAARQGLIVSALHNHWLFTEPVLMYLHIQSVEPPLHFAKKLAFCFSMLKSLPVPTNE; encoded by the coding sequence ATGTATACCACAAGTGAGATTTGTCAGCAGTTTGGCCAGATTTTAAATGCTAAAAGCAAAGTTAGTCCAACGGGATGCTCAGTGTCGCTTAAAAGAAGCTTTCAAGCTCAAGTTCAGGGGCGGAAAAGCAGCTCTGTCGTTCCTATTGGTGTATCATTTGAGGCGATAGACGCACAGGGCAACGCGTTAAACTTGGCTGAAATTGCTATTTTACAAGAAGAAATTCCTCGTTTTACGGAAGCGGCTGCGCGCCAAGGACTTATCGTAAGCGCTTTGCATAACCACTGGCTTTTTACAGAACCTGTCCTTATGTATCTTCACATTCAATCTGTAGAGCCTCCTTTACACTTCGCGAAAAAACTGGCTTTTTGTTTTTCAATGCTCAAAAGTCTTCCCGTTCCGACGAACGAATAA
- a CDS encoding DUF975 family protein codes for MNIGTIKREAKASLKNRWGLAILLTVVTYGVYTLLPIPFEIVASGGYENWINDESDSAASWISTAFAIVFSPLLMANYWAFLGLARGESVQVGHLFKTFQDFGLYVKSLGIYVLMTLYVMLWSLLLLIPGIIKALAYSQTYFVCKDNPTYSMNQAITESRRLMNGYKGQYFLLLLSFLGWFLLSIFTLGIGFLWSIPYLSASLARFYENLLNERSSHAE; via the coding sequence ATGAACATCGGTACGATTAAAAGAGAAGCCAAAGCTTCTTTAAAGAATCGCTGGGGACTAGCAATTTTACTGACGGTAGTGACGTACGGAGTATATACGCTTCTACCTATTCCATTTGAGATTGTGGCAAGCGGCGGCTATGAAAATTGGATAAACGATGAATCTGATTCTGCTGCCTCATGGATTTCAACTGCATTTGCCATTGTCTTCTCGCCTCTTCTGATGGCAAACTACTGGGCATTTTTAGGTTTGGCGCGAGGCGAATCTGTCCAAGTAGGACATTTGTTTAAAACATTCCAAGACTTTGGTCTTTATGTAAAGTCATTAGGGATTTATGTATTAATGACTCTTTATGTGATGCTGTGGTCACTGCTTTTACTGATTCCTGGAATTATTAAAGCACTAGCATATTCACAAACGTATTTTGTTTGTAAAGATAATCCCACTTACTCGATGAATCAAGCGATTACAGAAAGCCGCAGGTTGATGAATGGCTATAAAGGACAGTACTTCCTGCTGCTGTTAAGCTTTCTTGGATGGTTTTTATTAAGTATTTTCACACTGGGAATCGGCTTTTTATGGTCTATTCCATACCTTTCTGCTTCACTTGCTCGTTTTTATGAAAATCTTTTAAACGAACGCTCATCACATGCTGAATAA
- a CDS encoding nuclear transport factor 2 family protein codes for MKNTIQTFYELECMHLKPEVRTSAKELSNILADDYVEFGSSGRVWKREDYNDNHVLSPDVFEISHFHVDVLSPDCVLTTYHLMNHTAGKKTLRSSIWRKREEKWRLFFHQGTMTNGDQ; via the coding sequence ATGAAGAATACTATCCAAACATTTTATGAGCTAGAATGCATGCACTTAAAACCAGAAGTACGCACCTCTGCTAAAGAGCTTTCAAACATTCTTGCAGATGATTACGTGGAGTTCGGCAGCTCGGGCAGGGTATGGAAACGAGAAGATTACAACGACAATCATGTACTTTCGCCAGATGTATTTGAGATATCTCATTTTCATGTAGACGTATTGTCTCCTGACTGCGTGTTAACTACATATCATCTTATGAACCATACGGCAGGAAAAAAGACGCTTCGCAGTTCTATTTGGCGAAAAAGAGAAGAAAAGTGGCGCTTGTTTTTCCACCAAGGTACAATGACAAACGGTGATCAATAA
- the lepB gene encoding signal peptidase I, with translation MSKNNVKKEVFSWIKSIVIALVIVVGVRHFLFAPTTVHGESMSPTFEDSNRVILNKISDVDRFDMIVFHAPDADENYIKRVIGLPGDTVEIKNDVLYINGKAYKEPYLKESKKSLAPNEKFTEDFTLQTLPATDGKVKVPKNSLFVMGDNRPVSHDGRAFGFISQKSVIGKVQFRYYPLNEVGEPK, from the coding sequence ATGAGCAAAAATAATGTAAAAAAAGAAGTGTTTTCATGGATTAAATCCATTGTTATTGCACTGGTTATTGTAGTGGGAGTTCGCCATTTTTTATTTGCGCCGACTACGGTCCACGGAGAATCAATGTCTCCAACGTTTGAAGATTCAAACCGCGTCATTTTAAATAAAATCAGTGATGTTGATCGCTTTGATATGATTGTATTTCATGCACCGGATGCAGATGAAAATTATATTAAACGTGTAATTGGACTGCCAGGAGATACGGTGGAAATAAAAAATGACGTTCTGTATATTAACGGCAAAGCTTACAAAGAGCCGTATTTAAAAGAATCTAAAAAATCTCTTGCACCTAATGAAAAATTCACGGAAGATTTTACGCTTCAAACGCTGCCTGCAACTGATGGCAAAGTGAAGGTACCGAAAAATTCACTGTTTGTAATGGGGGACAACCGTCCTGTAAGTCATGATGGACGAGCATTTGGCTTTATTTCACAAAAATCTGTTATCGGAAAAGTGCAGTTTCGCTACTATCCGTTAAATGAAGTAGGCGAACCGAAATAA